The Arachis hypogaea cultivar Tifrunner chromosome 16, arahy.Tifrunner.gnm2.J5K5, whole genome shotgun sequence genome contains a region encoding:
- the LOC140179971 gene encoding uncharacterized protein, which produces MADVPPPSLSELMRMVAELQQANQRMADENQIMAAQIAELNHARIEHNDTHRQQAEDEEHQSQPTHVSETARHEGQQPEDEKEESEDPVGPFIEEVMNFELPKRFTLPLTLTPYDGLGDPRKFLKKFRSIMIVNGSISRFHQLAKLFEEHFAGSAIYLHDSDYLNTIKQGPNESLKEYMTRFTKVAISIPDLHPEVHLHAIKSGLRPGKFQETIAVAKPKILAEFREKAKGQIDIEELRQARKSDKSHFREEDKNSIVKKSFKLTPRFDSYTQFNTKREDIIKEILNSKLIKPPRKAGTYQDAKNVDKSKYCAFHQKHGHNTDDCVVAKDLLERLARQGHLDKYIGGHIQKRGPSSTTNDLFEQHREKEKASSSQYERPRGIINCISGGYAGGGYTNSARKRSFRAICSVEGPKQDVAITNPQPEVTFTQADFNSNIQNLDDPVVITLQIWDLLVKKVLLDPGSSVDVLFYSTFQKMKLSDNVLQSTGGDLVGFSGERVPILGSVWLQTTLGEQPLSKTNDIQYLVVDCFNPYNIILGRPFLNKFGAIVSTVHLCVKFPLQENQVGTIHGDHKEARQCYNISMKFQNRSTQQVNNVGLNQKEHTLAELDPRADFLDRPKPSDDLQKVYFNNNPNKFTYVGTSLNASELQAITTFLQEHADLFAWTPSDMPGIDPHIISHKLAINSAVRPVQQKKRKLGEEKRRASLEETQKLINAEFIKEIRFTTWLANVNAGATYQRLMDKVFAKQIGRNIEVYVDDMVAKMKTGHNHISDLTEIFGQIRQYNMRLNPEKCAFAVQGGKFLGFLLTCRGIEANPDKCRAVLDMASPKTVKEVQRLTGRLAALSRFIELSEFDIRYQSRGPIKSQFLADFIAEFTTPSEEDHTKQWILYVDGSSNNGGCGAGIRLEAEDGFILEHSIHLAFKASNNQSEYEALLAGLRLCLDLQISTIKVYCDYLLVVQQLKDWRDNFIHYLQIGNIPEGVENDKRFRRQASSFTILNGTLYRRGYTRPLLKCLNKSEADIALAETHEGICGTHTGAQSLASKILRAGFFWPTLKQDSQQKIRSCQNCQRHAPLIHIPAEQMHHSEISWPFNQWSLDILGPFPTAPGQVKFLIVGIDYFSKWVEAQPLARITSQQMISFIWKNIICRFGIPQHITTDNGRQFADQKFQSFLQNLKINQHFASVEHPQTNGLAEAANKVILHALKKKLDDAKGLWAELIPEVLWGYNTTPQTSTKETPFRLVYGSEAMIPLEISQNSIRTCINNQDEARRSELDIIEEIRDIAALKQRAAQQAIARQYNKSVRSRSFVKGDLVLRKTETARKPPTHGKLVANWDGPYRISKVLGQGAYKLESLDGKLMPNTWNVSSLKKFYS; this is translated from the exons ATGGCTGATGTACCGCCTCCTTCACTGTCCGAACTCATGCGAATGGTAGCTGAGCTACAACAAGCCAATCAGCGAATGGCTGACGAGAACCAAATAATGGCTGCTCAAATTGCTGAGCTAAATCATGCTCGGATTGAGCACAACGATACTCATCGCCAACAGGCGGAAGACGAGGAACATCAATCCCAACCGACTCATGTTTCAGAAACTGCTCGACACGAAGGGCAGCAGCCCGAAGACGAGAAAGAAGAGTCCGAGGACCCTGTAGGCCCCTTTATAGAAGAAGTAATGAACTTCGAACTACCGAAGAGGTTCACTCTGCCGTTGACTCTCACGCCTTATGATGGACTCGGAGACCCGAGGAAGTTCCTAAAGAAATTCCGATCAATAATGATCGTCAATG GTTCCATTTCGCGCTTTCATCAGTTGGCGAAGTTATTTGAAGAACATTTCGCTGGATCTGCAATATACTTGCACGATTCTGATTACCTGAACACTATCAAGCAAGGACCAAACGAAAGCTTAAAGGAATATATGACTCGCTTTACCAAGGTCGCGATCAGCATACCAGATCTCCACCCCGAGGTCCATCTGCACGCAATTAAAAGCGGCCTCCGACCCGGGAAGTTCCAGGAGACGATCGCGGTAGCAAAACCAAAGATCCTAGCAGAATTTCGAGAGAAAGCAAAAGGACAAATTGACATCGAGGAGCTCAGACAAGCTCGGAAGTCTGACAAGTCACACTTCCGTGAAGAAGATAAGAACTCAATCGTTAAGAAAAGTTTTAAACTAACACCTCGATTTGATTCTTATACGCAGTTTAACACTAAGAGGGAAGACATAATCAAGGAGATCTTGAACTCCAAACTAATTAAGCCTCCAAGAAAGGCCGGCACATACCAGGATGCAAAGAACGTGGACAAGTCAAAGTACTGCGCTTTCCACCAGAAACACGGCCACAATACCGATGATTGTGTGGTCGCCAAAGATCTCTTAGAACGACTAGCAAGACAAGGTCACCTAGACAAATACATCGGTGGTCACATCCAAAAACGCGGCCCCAGTTCCACAACAAACGACCTCTTTGAACAACACCGAGAAAAAGAGAAGGCATCTTCAAGCCAATACGAAAGACCACGAGGTATAATCAATTGTATTTCAGGAGGATATGCAGGTGGGGGATACACAAACTCGGCAAGGAAAAGGTCGTTCAGAGCAATATGCTCGGTAGAAGGACCGAAACAAGATGTAGCAATCACTAACCCACAACCAGAAGTCACTTTCACACAGGCCGACTTTAACTCCAATATACAAAATTTGGACGACCCTGTGGTAATCACCCTTCAGATATGGGATCTATTAGTGAAAAAAGTACTCTTGGATCCCGGGAGCAGTGTCGATGTTCTGTTTTATTCCACATTTCAAAAGATGAAGCTCAGCGACAACGTGCTACAGTCAACAGGAGGAGACTTGGTCGGCTTCTCGGGAGAACGAGTTCCAATACTCGGatcagtgtggttacaaaccacactgggtGAGCAACCTCTTTCAAAAACTAATGATATTCAATATTTAGTAGTCGATTGTTTCAACCCATATAACATTATTCTCGGCCGACCTTTTTTAAATAAGTTCGGCGCCATTGTATCTACAGTTCATCTCTGTGTAAAGTTTCCTCTGCAGGAAAACCAGGTTGGAACAATTCATGGCGACCACAAAGAGGCACGACAATGTTACAACATCAGCATGAAATTCCAAAACCGCTCCACGCAACAAGTTAACAACGTCGGCCTGAACCAAAAGGAGCACACACTAGCCGAACTGGACCCAAGAGCTGATTTCCTCGATCGCCCAAAACCCTCTGATGACCTACAAAAAGTGTATTTCAACAATAACCCTAATAAATTCACATATGTAGGTACCTCACTCAATGCATCTGAGTTGCAGGCAATAACAACCTTCCTGCAAGAACATGCCGACCTTTTCGCATGGACACCATCAGACATGCCCGGAATCGATCCACACATTATCAGTCATAAACTGGCAATAAACTCGGCAGTCCGACCAGTACAGCAGAAGAAACGAAAACTCGGCGAGGAAAAGAGGAGAGCATCACTAGAAGAAACACAAAAGCTCATCAACGCCGAATTTATCAAGGAGATCAGATTCActacatggctagccaatgtg aaCGCAGGTGCAACTTACCAACGCCTTATGGATAAAGTGTTCGCTAAACAAATCGGCAGGAATATCGAAGTTTATGTCGATGATATGGTCGCCAAAATGAAAACCGGACATAATCACATCAGCGACCTCACAGAAATATTCGGCCAGATCCGCCAGTACAACATGCGCCTCAACCCCGAGAAATGTGCCTTCGCCGTTCAAGGGGGTAAGTTTCTAGGTTTTTTACTAACATGCAGGGGAATAGAGGCAAACCCAGACAAATGCCGAGCAGTGCTGGACATGGCCAGCCCTAAAACAGTAAAAGAAGTTCAGCGTCTCACAGGACGCCTTGCCGCCCTTTCCAGATTT ATCGAACTGTCTGAATTTGATATCAGATACCAATCCAGGGGACCGATCAAGTCACAATTTCTAGCAGATTTCATCGCCGAGTTTACTACACCATCCGAGGAAGATCATACAAAACAATGGATCTTATATGTAGACGGATCTTCCAATAATGGGGGCTGTGGAGCAGGAATTCGTCTGGAAGCCGAGGACGGATTCATACTTGAACACTCAATACACTTAGCCTTCAAAGCCAGCAATAACCAATCCGAGTATGAAGCACTGCTCGCTGGACTCCGACTCTGTTTAGATCTCCAAATCTCGACGATCAAGGTATATTGTGATTATTTGCTAGTAGTACAGCAG CTAAAAGATTGGAGGGACAACTTTATACACTATTTACAAATAGGTAATATACCAGAAGGGGTAGAGAACGATAAAAGGTTCCGACGGCAAGCATCTTCCTTCACAATACTCAACGGAACATTGTATCGACGAGGATATACTCGCCCCCTACTCAAATGCCTCAACAAGTCAGAAGCTGACATAGCATTAGCAGAAACACATGAAGGAATCTGTGGCACACATACAGGAGCTCAGAGCCTAGCATCAAAGATCCtccgagctggattcttctgGCCGACGTTGAAACAGGACAGCCAACAAAAAATCAGGTCATGCCAGAATTGCCAAAGACACGCACCACTGATACACATACCTGCCGAGCAAATGCATCATTCAGAAATCAGCTGGCCATTTAACCAATGGAGTTTGGATATACTCGGGCCGTTCCCTACGGCACCGGGCCAGGTAAAATTTCTTATTGTCGGCATTGATTATttctctaaatgggtggaagcccaacctttagcaagaatAACATCTCAACAAATGATTTCCTTCATTTGGAAAAACATTATTTGCCGTTTCGGCATACCTCAACATATCACAACTGACAACGGTCGCCAGTTTGCCGACCAAAAGTTTCAATCTTTCTTGCAGAATCTCAAAATAAACCAACACTTCGCCTCTGTTGAACACCCTCAAACGAACGGACTAGCTGAGGCCGCAAATAAGGTCATCCTGCATGCACTAAAGAAGAAACTAGATGACGCCAAAGGACTCTGGGCCGAACTAATACCTGAAGTCCTTTGGGGATACAACACCACCCCACAAACATCAACAAAAGAAACGCCATTCAGGCTGGTATACGGATCGGAAGCCATGATCCCCCTGGAGATCTCCCAGAACTCAATCCGAACTTGCATCAACAACCAAGACGAAGCTCGGAGATCCGAGCTAGACATCATCGAAGAAATCAGAGACATCGCCGCCTTGAAGCAACGCGCAGCACAGCAAGCAATTGCTCGACAGTACAACAAGTCAGTCAGAAGCAGATCATTCGTCAAAGGAGACTTAGTCCTCCGCAAAACCGAAACTGCTCGGAAACCACCAACACATGGAAAGCTCGTAGCCAATTGGGACGGCCCATACCGAATATCAAAAGTACTCGGTCAAGGAGCATACAAGCTAGAATCACTAGATGGTAAACTCATGCCTAATACATGGAATGTGTCCTCCTTAAAGAAATTTTATAGTTAA
- the LOC112756589 gene encoding uncharacterized protein, whose product MGATPFHRSILEVRLPKHFDKPTDMRYDGTQDPQEHLTTFEARINLEGVGDEVRCHASPVTLAGPAIRWFNSLPQGSVARFSDISHAFLAQFTTRIAKVKHPINLLGVTQRSGEPTKKYLDRFNNECLEIDGLTDSVASLCLTNGLQNEDFRKHLTTKQVWIMKEIQNVAREYINDEEVSQVVAANKRQPSYNQPRQHGSRERKKEHTRDGGPSKAPRPFPRVRKFTNYTPLTVPIIEVYQQIAKKGILSKPRPLKDRTGGNKSLYCDYHKGYGHKTQDCFDLKDALE is encoded by the coding sequence ATGGGCGCGACCCCCTTTCATCGTTCCATCCTCGAGGTCCGGCTACCAAAGCACTTTGATAAGCCGACTGACATGAGGTATGACGGAACCCAAGACCCCCAGGAACACCTGACGACCTTCGAGGCCAGGATAAACCTGGAAGGAGTTGGAGATGAGGTGAGGTGCCACGCTTCCCCGGTCACCTTGGCGGGGCCAGCGATACGGTGGTTCAACAGCCTCCCGCAGGGCTCGGTGGCTAGGTTTTCAGACATCAGCCACGCTTTTCTGGCCCAATTTACAACCAGAATCGCAAAGGTAAAACACCCAATCAATTTGCTCGGGGTAACTCAGAGGTCCGGCGAGCCGACCAAAAAATATCTAGATCGGTTTAACAACGAGTGCTTAGAGATCGACGGGCTAACCGACTCAGTAGCTAGTCTGTGTTTGACGAACGGGCTCCAAAACGAGGACTTTAGAAAGCACCTCACCACGAAGCAGGTGTGGATAATGAAGGAGATCCAAAATGTAGCCAGGGAATACATTAATGATGAAGAAGTCAGTCAAGTCGTGGCTGCCAACAAGCGGCAGCCCTCCTACAATCAACCCCGGCAGCACGGTAGCAGAGAAAGGAAAAAGGAACACACCAGAGATGGTGGTCCGAGCAAGGCACCCAGGCCGTTCCCTCGAGTCAGGAAGTTTACCAATTACACTCCCCTCACTGTCCCCATCATAGAAGTTTATCAACAGATAGCCAAGAAGGGAATATTGTCAAAGCCTCGACCTCTGAAGGACCGAACCGGAGGGAACAAGAGCCTTTATTGTGACTATCATAAGGGCTATGGACACAAGACACAGGACTGCTTCGACCTGAAGGATGCGCTGGAATAA